The proteins below come from a single Etheostoma spectabile isolate EspeVRDwgs_2016 chromosome 4, UIUC_Espe_1.0, whole genome shotgun sequence genomic window:
- the LOC116688337 gene encoding protein FAM72A — protein MSTSNANFKNKCVTQVNCTFCDSLLCTRGMKAVLLADTEVELFSTDIPPNRTVDFVASCYSTESCKCKLRDIACLKCGNVVGYHVVAPCKPCLLSCNNGHFWMFNSDAVSTLNRLDATGLNLLLWGDLPELDDSENEDLESPSEEECIR, from the exons ATGTCTACATCGAACGCTAATTTCAAAAACAAGTGTGTGACCCAGGTGAACTGCACATTTTGTGACAGtcttctctgcacaagaggcatgAAAGCAGTGCTTCTTGCAGACACTGAGGTTGAGCTTTTTTCGACTGATATACCTCCCAACAG AACTGTTGACTTTGTGGCCAGCTGCTACTCTACTGAAAGCTGCAAATGCAAACTGAGAGACATTGCATGTCTCAAGTG TGGTAATGTTGTGGGCTATCATGTAGTGGCCCCCTGTAAACCCTGCCTGCTCTCCTGTAACAACGGCCATTTCTGGATGTTTAACAGCGACGCTGTATCTACTCTCAACAGGCTGGATGCGACAG GTCTGAATCTGCTTCTGTGGGGAGATCTTCCTGAACTGGATGACAGTGAGAACGAAGATTTAGAAAGCCCATCAGAGGAGGAGTGTATTAGGTAG